The Doryrhamphus excisus isolate RoL2022-K1 chromosome 18, RoL_Dexc_1.0, whole genome shotgun sequence genome contains a region encoding:
- the glyctk gene encoding glycerate kinase — translation MARLLSLFRPQVFVAVLGRRNMSLDYGAREVFMAAVEAVQPDVVVRQALQRKNNSVIIGGRKFLLQNNVRVVGFGKAVLGMATEAERIVGDHLVGGVISVPHGIQETLRQHGKEQLLLKESSRIRVMEGAQHNLPDSDSMKAAECIAQLTSTLTDKDLLLVLISGGGSALLPAPIPPITLPEKLNITRKLAAAGATIQELNTVRRSLSVLKGGGLAKCAHPAQVVALILSDVIGDPLDLIASGPTVEGQVWREDVLAVLERYKLLDSAPASVKDVLGRLHPRQEVEEDKAGHVLNAVIGSNSIALQRAGHRAQELGFNPVVLSPGVCGDVRSVSHLYGLLARFACSHEEPPSEIAAKVLKLGPKVGVENADLHRTMQSLEEARSQGGITCVLAGGEPTVELTGKGRGGRNQELVMRVGLELRGLQLPPHGPVFLSGGTDGQDGPTEAAGAVTDGGLHKEAQRQDLDISSFLHNNDSFTFFKRLSGGHNLLVPGLTCTNVMDVHVLIIPPSKTH, via the exons ATGGCACGTCTTCTTTCTCTGTTCCGGCCTCAAGTGTTTGTGGCTGTGCTCGGAAGGAGAAACATGTCACTGGACTATGGAGCACGCGAGGTGTTCATGGCGGCGGTTGAGGCCGTGCAGCCCGACGTGGTGGTCCGGCAGGCTTTGCAGCGTAAAAACAACTCGGTCATCATCGGAGGCCGGAAATTCCTACTCCAAAACAACGTACGCGTGGTGGGCTTTGGCAAAGCCGTGCTAGGTATGGCTACTGAGGCAGAGAGGATTGTGGGAGATCACCTGGTGGGAGGAGTCATCAGCGTACCGCACGGCATCCAGGAGACCTTAAGGCAGCATGGCAAAGA GCAGCTGCTGTTAAAAGAAAGCAGCCGCATCAGAGTCATGGAGGGCGCTCAACACAACCTGCCTGACAGTGACTCCATGAAGGCGGCCGAGTGCATCGCTCAGTTGACGAGTACCCTCACAGACAAAGACCTGCTGCTTGTTCTCATCTCAG GTGGGGGTTCTGCATTGTTACCCGCACCCATCCCTCCAATAACACTGCCAGAGAAATTGAACATCACTCGGAAACTGGCGGCGGCGGGTGCCACCATTCAGGAGTTAAACACGGTGCGGCGCAGCCTCTCTGTGTTAAAAGGTGGAGGGCTCGCAAAGTGTGCTCATCCTGCTCAG GTGGTTGCATTGATACTGTCTGATGTGATTGGTGACCCACTGGACCTGATAGCGAGCGGCCCCACAGTGGAGGGTCAGGTGTGGCGTGAGGATGTGCTGGCTGTTCTTGAGCGCTACAAGCTGCTAGACTCTGCACCCGCTTCTGTGAAGGATGTGCTTGGGAGACTGCATCCGCGACAGGAAGTTGAAGAAGACAAGGCGGGGCATGTGCTCAACGCTGTGATCGGCTCAAACAGCATCGCCCTCCAGCGTGCGGGTCACCGTGCACAGGAATTGGGTTTCAATCCCGTTGTGTTGTCACCAGGAGTGTGTGGCGATGTGCGGTCGGTGTCTCATCTTTACGGCCTCCTGGCACGTTTCGCCTGTTCCCATGAGGAACCTCCGTCTGAGATTGCAGCAAAGGTGCTGAAGCTCGGGCCCAAGGTGGGCGTGGAGAACGCAGACCTGCATCGCACCATGCAGAGCTTGGAGGAGGCCCGTTCGCAGGGAGGGATCACATGCGTGTTGGCGGGAGGGGAGCCCACCGTGGAGCTGACAGGTAAAGGGCGTGGAGGTCGGAACCAGGAGCTGGTGATGAGAGTGGGACTGGAACTGAGAGGTTTGCAGCTCCCGCCTCACGGTCCTGTCTTCCTGAGCGGCGGAACGGACGGTCAGGATGGACCCACGGAGGCGGCGGGGGCTGTCACAGATGGAGGGCTGCACAAAGAAGCCCAAAGACAAGACCTGGACATCTCCAGCTTCCTTCATAACAACGATTCCTTCACTTTTTTTAAACGCCTCTCTGGAGGGCACAACTTACTTGTACCAGGATTAACCTGCACCAACGTCATGGATGTGCACGTCCTGATTATTCCACCAAGTAAAACACATTGA